The uncultured Desulfuromonas sp. genome has a segment encoding these proteins:
- a CDS encoding ATP-binding protein, with translation MKATLNLANDLAVLPVCMAFVESFSTLYFKEKSKINSILLSAEEAFCYTVENAYGPGEFGEIRIQAAFLDNVLTLIFHDLGLPFDPATLNRYNPATVQSDFDHDGLGLFLIQKSADAVKWEHLGAKGNQLSISFQVPYQDVTQMEGGSELQVYAHDDAQAPPQKYEIRLAHPDEAIHISRCLYRAYGYTYLVEDMYYPEKISKKIEDESLISAVAVSEEGEIVGHCSLDTRVAGVLMESGQAVINPLHRGRKLLERMKRFLNDYAIDIGLIGICSEPVTNHTRSQKTSLKTGSFSCGLMLGYLPATLAFKKMDQQQEHNRRSCVYNFMPLKAVGPKTVSVCDGYRDLVAAIYAGCGRPVTVDTQLRQNSERTAFVHSVFLPTLNMGVITVNEIGRDTVEQIKQGLFQLTMRASAEMVYLNLPMEESAAASVMSRARELGFVFCAVAMALDGGRDMLRMQYVNCVIDFDEIEVLGPTAERIYSFIKAELAELSELEMTHGQDDFCGE, from the coding sequence ATGAAGGCAACACTGAACCTGGCGAACGATTTAGCTGTGTTACCCGTGTGCATGGCTTTTGTGGAAAGTTTTTCCACCCTTTATTTTAAAGAAAAAAGCAAAATAAACAGTATTCTGCTCTCCGCCGAGGAGGCCTTCTGCTACACGGTTGAAAATGCTTACGGCCCGGGTGAGTTTGGAGAGATTCGCATCCAGGCGGCGTTTCTCGACAATGTTCTGACATTGATCTTCCACGATCTAGGCCTGCCGTTTGATCCCGCGACCTTGAATCGTTACAACCCGGCAACCGTTCAGAGTGATTTCGATCATGATGGGCTGGGGCTGTTTCTGATTCAGAAATCCGCCGATGCCGTCAAATGGGAGCATCTCGGCGCCAAAGGCAATCAGCTGAGCATCTCCTTCCAGGTGCCGTACCAGGACGTGACGCAGATGGAGGGCGGTTCCGAGCTGCAAGTCTATGCGCATGACGACGCCCAGGCCCCTCCCCAGAAGTATGAGATCCGTCTGGCGCATCCCGATGAAGCCATTCATATTTCCAGATGTCTGTACCGGGCCTACGGCTATACCTACCTTGTCGAAGACATGTATTATCCGGAAAAAATCAGCAAGAAAATCGAGGATGAAAGCCTGATCAGTGCCGTGGCGGTCAGTGAAGAGGGGGAGATCGTCGGCCACTGTTCGCTGGATACGCGGGTGGCGGGTGTGTTGATGGAGAGCGGCCAGGCGGTGATCAATCCGTTACACCGCGGACGCAAATTGCTGGAACGGATGAAGCGATTTCTCAACGACTATGCCATTGACATCGGTTTGATCGGCATCTGCAGTGAGCCGGTGACCAATCATACCCGCAGCCAGAAGACCAGCCTGAAAACAGGCAGCTTCTCCTGCGGTCTGATGTTGGGCTACCTGCCCGCCACGCTGGCGTTTAAGAAAATGGATCAGCAGCAGGAGCACAACCGGCGCAGCTGCGTGTACAATTTCATGCCGTTGAAGGCGGTCGGACCTAAAACAGTTTCGGTCTGCGATGGGTATCGGGACCTGGTTGCCGCCATTTACGCGGGGTGCGGCAGACCGGTTACCGTCGACACGCAGCTGCGGCAGAACTCTGAACGGACCGCCTTCGTTCATTCCGTGTTCTTGCCGACCTTGAACATGGGCGTCATCACGGTCAACGAAATCGGCCGCGACACTGTGGAACAGATCAAGCAGGGGCTGTTCCAGCTGACCATGCGCGCTTCGGCTGAAATGGTCTATCTCAATCTGCCCATGGAAGAATCGGCAGCCGCCTCGGTGATGAGCCGGGCGCGGGAATTGGGCTTTGTGTTCTGTGCCGTGGCCATGGCCCTTGATGGCGGCCGCGACATGTTGCGCATGCAGTATGTCAACTGCGTCATAGATTTTGACGAGATTGAG
- a CDS encoding DUF2779 domain-containing protein codes for MAKPVSMGLSKSLLLKGFQCPKALWLTKRPPEFVLPERPDLEAKFRAGTEVGILAQQLYPGGIEVPYEGLTVPAQLAKTKELIEQGVDVIYEASFSFSAIFVKVDLLVRDGEQWQIHEVKMGTSVKDVNLDDVAIQHYVLNGCGLSISKSFLVHIDNSYVRHGEIDVHQLFHSEEVTTQVKVRLQHIPDGVRELRETLRQLNEPDLDIGPHCTDPFECDFIPYCWQHIPPNSVFDLRGRGINKFDLYRRGVVTFDAIPLDELNAKQRQQVEATLNQQDSLNADGVQVFLDGLWYPLYHLDFETFSTPIPKFDGTRPYQQVPFQYSIHAQQVVGGDAQHFEYLAPSNSDPRRELVEQLLAVIPQEACILTYNQSFEKGVLRELANQFPDLADALHQRIANIRDLMEPFRKRDLYRWQMQGSYSIKEVLPAMVPELNYKELAIADGSAAMQAYHTMCAMEPGEELDQLRRDLLRYCEMDTWAMVKVLEVLAEAIIDHKTQGKS; via the coding sequence ATGGCAAAACCGGTCAGCATGGGACTGAGCAAGTCACTGTTGCTCAAGGGCTTTCAATGCCCCAAGGCGTTGTGGCTGACCAAGCGGCCGCCGGAATTTGTTCTGCCGGAGCGCCCCGATCTCGAAGCCAAGTTTCGCGCCGGTACCGAGGTGGGCATTCTTGCCCAACAGCTGTATCCCGGCGGCATCGAAGTGCCTTATGAAGGGTTGACCGTTCCGGCGCAGCTGGCCAAGACCAAAGAGCTGATCGAGCAGGGTGTGGACGTCATCTACGAGGCGTCGTTCTCGTTTTCCGCCATCTTCGTCAAGGTCGATCTGCTGGTGCGCGATGGCGAGCAGTGGCAGATTCACGAAGTGAAAATGGGCACCTCGGTCAAGGATGTCAACCTCGATGATGTGGCGATCCAGCACTATGTGTTGAATGGCTGCGGGCTGTCGATTTCCAAATCGTTCCTCGTTCATATCGACAACAGCTACGTGCGTCACGGTGAGATTGACGTGCACCAGCTGTTTCACAGTGAAGAGGTCACCACTCAGGTCAAGGTGCGTTTGCAGCATATCCCCGACGGCGTGCGCGAGCTGCGCGAAACTCTACGCCAGCTCAACGAGCCGGATCTCGACATCGGCCCGCACTGCACTGATCCGTTTGAGTGCGATTTTATCCCCTACTGCTGGCAGCACATTCCACCCAACTCGGTGTTCGATTTGCGCGGGCGTGGTATCAACAAGTTCGACCTCTACCGGCGCGGTGTGGTGACCTTTGACGCGATTCCCCTCGACGAACTCAATGCCAAACAGCGTCAGCAAGTGGAAGCGACTTTGAATCAGCAGGATTCGCTCAATGCCGACGGCGTGCAGGTGTTTCTCGACGGCCTGTGGTATCCGTTGTACCACCTCGATTTCGAAACCTTCAGCACGCCGATCCCCAAATTTGATGGCACGCGGCCCTATCAGCAGGTGCCGTTTCAATATTCGATCCATGCCCAGCAAGTGGTCGGTGGTGACGCCCAACATTTCGAGTATCTGGCTCCGTCCAATAGCGACCCGCGCCGTGAACTGGTCGAACAGCTGCTGGCGGTGATCCCGCAGGAGGCGTGCATCCTCACCTACAACCAGAGTTTCGAAAAAGGGGTGCTTCGCGAGTTGGCCAACCAGTTTCCCGATCTGGCCGATGCCCTCCACCAGCGTATCGCCAATATCCGTGACCTGATGGAGCCGTTCCGCAAGCGTGACCTCTATCGCTGGCAGATGCAGGGCTCCTACTCCATCAAAGAGGTGTTGCCCGCCATGGTGCCGGAGCTGAATTACAAGGAGCTGGCCATCGCCGACGGCTCGGCCGCTATGCAGGCCTATCACACCATGTGCGCCATGGAGCCGGGAGAAGAGCTGGACCAACTGCGCCGCGATCTGCTGCGTTACTGCGAAATGGACACCTGGGCCATGGTTAAGGTTCTGGAGGTTTTGGCTGAGGCAATCATTGACCACAAGACACAGGGGAAGAGCTAA